The Syngnathus typhle isolate RoL2023-S1 ecotype Sweden linkage group LG6, RoL_Styp_1.0, whole genome shotgun sequence genome has a window encoding:
- the LOC133155637 gene encoding tetratricopeptide repeat protein 12-like has translation MELNNIDSTEDLDRFLKNVDEISKLVKDLNSPDIEVQQKAIKKADCQIASLNGSCRTKVNKTTINTNPTSKAPVDAQTESAENFMRFMERDAEDRRKRRLAQEKKATAFKDKGNQAYAQRDYETAVKYYSKGLEELRDMQQLYTNRAQAYINLERYEEAINDCEWALKCNENCTKAYLHMGKAYVGLKKYSESRACFEKIAQLEPQMEKMAEEYLIKMELEKKKESEEFNARQDFDKGVEKAKLIPQLVEKLSEPGQMLLYYCGILEILSQAVTNCSGQTLFRLHNGFNIIDSNDTARSCLSQEANDPCSQDLCACILNVWTITCRENEENQKILMASPVSKDSIVDLISSEHDAVQKECLELLCLFVQTAHGRHLLLDNLDVAKLTRSLMACVTKPGRRRENGALVILQELAGEKKFCLQLKNVLTISVSEQFAAIMSNISEDNRHVVPSLLSAVGSMSQDDIIRHALAHNAECWKAFLLAIKQCLASSYKEILYPLLGLIINLSTVTSSVIKENAVSLCSFCLDLLRDDDEGVVTRAMGVLSNVLSQSSKAVNHVVQRDVVKTVHRQLKQADLAATKYAVKILTACTAASQIAREELVKPDKKLSVLRRLLSSSCDEMVSGNAALCLAHCLELKGISNNLLGTDIVLELLRHAAGDAKRTAVQQNAAIALGKLCQSEPRHVDKLRELHGFEILHSCMKLIK, from the exons AAAGGATCTAAACTCACCAGACATTGAAGTCCAGCAGAAAGCTATCAAAAAGGCAGATTGCCAAATTGCATCCCTGAATGGATCCTGCAGGACTAAAGTCAACAAAACCACAATCAATACAAACCCAACATCGAAAGCTCCCGTG GATGCCCAAACTGAAAGTGCGG AGAATTTCATGAGGTTTATGGAGAGAGATGCGGAagacaggaggaagaggaggctcgCTCAAGAGAAAAAGGCCACTG CGTTTAAGGACAAAGGAAATCAAGCCTACGCTCAAAGAGATTATGAGACCGCTGTGAAATATTACAGTAAAGGCTTGGAGGAACTACGTGACATGCAGCAGTTGTATACCAACAGAGCGCAA GCTTACATCAATCTAGAGAGGTATGAGGAGGCCATCAATGACTGCGAATGGGCTTTGAAG tgcaATGAGAACTGCACAAAGGCTTACCTCCACATGGGCAAAGCGTATGTTGGATTGAAGAAGTACAGCGAG TCCAGAGCATGCTTTGAAAAGATAGCTCAACTCGAACCACAGATGGAAAAGATGGCTGAAG AATACCTGATCAAGATGGAGCtggaaaagaagaaagagaGTGAAGAATTCAACGCCAGGCAAGATTTTGACAAGGGAGTGGAAAAGGCCAAACTAATCCCTCAGCTTGTGGAGAAGCTGTCAGAGCCTGGGCAGATGCTGCTCTACTACTGCGGAATATTGGAGATTCTCTCCCAAGCAGTGACCAACT GCAGCGGCCAGACGCTTTTCAGGCTGCACAATGGCTTCAATATCATCGACAGCAATGACACGGCAAGGAG TTGCCTGTCGCAGGAAGCAAATGACCCATGCAGCCAAGACTTGTGTGCTTGCATTCTCAATGTTTGGACGATCACATGCAGAGAAAACG AGGAAAATCAGAAAATACTGATGGCGAGTCCAGTGTCCAAAGACTCCATTGTGGATTTGATCTCATCTGAACATGACGCAGTACAGAAAGAGTGCCTGGAATTGTTATGTTTGTTTGTGCAAACTGCACATGGCAGACATCTTCTCTTGGACAACTTGGATGTCGCCAA GTTAACGAGGAGCCTCATGGCGTGCGTCACGAAGCCGGGCCGACGACGGGAGAACGGAGCGCTCGTCATTTTGCAGGAGTTGGCCGGAGAAAAAAA GTTTTGCCTCCAACTAAAGAATGTGCTTACAATTTCGGTCTCTGAGCAGTTTGCAGCCATAATG AGCAACATCAGCGAGGACAATCGTCACGTCGTCCCTTCGCTTTTATCAGCTGTTGGCAGTATGAGTCAAGATGACATCATCCGTCACGCTCTTGCTCACAATGCAGAGTGCTGGAAGGCCTTTCTGCTTGCCATT AAGCAATGCCTTGCAAGCAGTTACAAGGAGATCCTTTACCCTCTCCTTGGGTTGATCATCAACCTTTCAACCGTGACCTCCTCTGTCATCAAG GAAAACGCAGTTTCACTATGCAGCTTCTGCCTGGACCTGCTGAGGGATGATGACGAAGGTGTTGTTACT AGAGCCATGGGCGTGTTGAGCAACGTCCTCTCTCAGTCCTCCAAGGCTGTTAATCATGTTGTTCAGAGAGATGTGGTGAAGACGGTGCACCGGCAACTCAAG CAAGCCGACTTGGCCGCCACCAAATACGCTGTAAAGATTCTGACAGCGTGTACGGCCGCCAGCCAAATTGCCCGGGAGGAGCTGGTAAAGCCTGACAAAA AGCTGTCTGTTCTCCGCCGTTTGCTGAGCTCCAGCTGTGATGAGATGGTGTCGGGAAACGCTGCCCTGTGTTTGGCCCATTGCCTGGAATTGAAGGGTATCTCCAACAACCTGCTGGGCACCGATATCGTGCTTGAGCTGCTTCGCCATGCCGCCGGAGATGCTAAGAGGACAGCTGTGCAGCAGAATGCAGCCATTGCTCTAGGGAAGTTGTGTCAATCCGAGCCCAG ACACGTGGACAAACTTCGAGAGCTGCACGGCTTTGAGATCCTGCACTCCTGTATGAAGCTCATTAAATAA